The Streptomyces sp. NBC_00162 genome window below encodes:
- a CDS encoding putative bifunctional diguanylate cyclase/phosphodiesterase: MGVLGSRTPETRPPGTGASGSGRRGVLSLAVVGLAVVVLGAGVASALSDRQALFPGGAVGWALALLTGIIVGHLVALGRDRWWGGTGSGAALTLGVLLLYGWVPAGLVSLAVVSLVGAARRHRWRQGVLHGSVDILGIGAGALVLAAFGDVPSVESPWRPTSWELDAVPEVILVAVAYLLVTRALLWIAVTPRGGGLPTVARTALLRQALVAVALLGIAPLICVVAVTQPVLLPLFAVPLIALDSTLWIARARAEEQLRDPLTGLPNRQWLLERAWTALDEAERLGTRAALVLIDLDRFRAVNDTLGHLAGDRLLLQIADRLRQALPEDAEAARLGGDEFAVLLPVADSTTSAQRIARHLVAELSSPLDLDGLTLVLEASAGLAVFPDHALDAEGLLRRADVAMYQAKRDRTGVEVYESKRDSNTPDRLGLLGDLRRALDAGEVELHYQPKVRFDGQVAGLEALVRWVHPERGRVSPDEFIAIAETSGLMPHLTEYVLETALAQVARWRAQGLKVPVAVNVSPRDVHTPGFAGAVAARLARHGVPASGLQLEITEHVLLEDPQRAADTMAGLTGHGVKMSLDDFGTGYSSLVHLRRLPVSELKIDRSFVGRLAVDAQDAEIVRCTVDLAHSLGLLVVAEGVEDDETWERLRDLGCDAVQGWLVAAAMPPQEATAWLLARGERGWRRPADISAELAAAEADAV, translated from the coding sequence ATGGGTGTTCTGGGGTCCAGGACACCGGAGACCCGGCCGCCCGGCACCGGTGCGAGCGGATCCGGGCGGCGCGGCGTGCTGTCCCTCGCCGTCGTGGGCCTGGCCGTCGTGGTGCTCGGGGCGGGGGTCGCCTCCGCGCTGAGCGACCGTCAGGCACTGTTCCCCGGTGGCGCGGTGGGCTGGGCGCTCGCCCTGCTCACCGGCATCATCGTCGGCCACCTCGTCGCACTGGGCCGCGACCGCTGGTGGGGCGGCACCGGTTCGGGCGCCGCGCTCACCCTCGGCGTGCTCCTCCTCTACGGCTGGGTGCCCGCGGGACTCGTCTCGCTCGCGGTGGTGTCCCTGGTCGGGGCCGCGCGCCGGCACCGCTGGCGGCAGGGTGTGCTGCACGGCTCCGTGGACATCCTCGGCATCGGCGCGGGAGCCCTCGTACTCGCGGCCTTCGGCGACGTGCCGTCAGTGGAGAGCCCCTGGAGGCCCACCAGCTGGGAGCTCGACGCGGTGCCCGAGGTCATCCTCGTGGCGGTCGCGTACCTGCTCGTCACCCGGGCCCTGCTGTGGATCGCGGTGACCCCGCGCGGCGGCGGCCTGCCCACCGTCGCCCGTACGGCCCTGCTCCGGCAGGCCTTAGTCGCGGTCGCGCTGCTCGGGATCGCCCCGCTGATCTGCGTCGTCGCGGTCACGCAGCCGGTCCTGCTGCCGCTGTTCGCCGTGCCGCTGATCGCACTGGACTCCACCCTGTGGATCGCCCGGGCCCGCGCCGAGGAACAGCTTCGGGACCCGCTGACCGGGCTGCCGAACCGGCAGTGGCTGCTGGAGCGGGCCTGGACCGCCCTGGACGAGGCTGAACGTTTGGGCACCCGGGCAGCTCTTGTGCTGATCGACCTGGACCGCTTCCGGGCCGTCAACGACACCCTCGGTCACCTCGCGGGCGACCGGCTGCTCCTCCAGATCGCCGACCGGCTGCGCCAGGCGCTGCCCGAGGACGCCGAGGCGGCCCGGCTCGGCGGTGACGAGTTCGCCGTCCTGCTGCCCGTGGCCGACTCCACCACCAGCGCCCAGCGGATCGCCCGCCACCTGGTCGCGGAGCTCAGCTCCCCGCTGGACCTGGACGGCCTCACGCTCGTCCTGGAGGCCAGCGCCGGCCTCGCCGTCTTCCCCGACCACGCGCTGGACGCCGAGGGGCTGCTGCGCCGCGCCGACGTGGCGATGTACCAGGCGAAGCGCGACCGCACGGGCGTGGAGGTGTACGAGTCCAAGCGGGACAGCAACACCCCCGACCGGCTCGGCCTCCTCGGCGACCTCCGCCGGGCCCTCGACGCGGGTGAAGTGGAACTCCACTACCAGCCGAAGGTCCGCTTCGACGGGCAGGTGGCCGGGCTCGAGGCCCTGGTGCGCTGGGTCCATCCGGAACGCGGGCGGGTGTCCCCGGACGAGTTCATCGCGATCGCCGAGACCTCCGGGCTGATGCCGCACCTGACGGAGTACGTCCTGGAGACGGCCCTCGCGCAGGTCGCGCGGTGGCGGGCCCAGGGCCTGAAGGTGCCGGTGGCCGTCAACGTCTCGCCGCGCGACGTCCACACCCCCGGCTTCGCGGGAGCGGTGGCCGCGCGGCTGGCCCGGCACGGGGTCCCGGCGAGCGGCCTCCAGCTGGAGATAACGGAACACGTGCTGCTCGAGGACCCGCAGCGGGCGGCGGACACCATGGCCGGGCTCACCGGCCACGGCGTGAAGATGTCCCTGGACGACTTCGGGACCGGGTACTCCTCACTGGTCCACCTGCGCCGGCTGCCGGTCAGCGAGCTGAAGATCGACCGGTCGTTCGTGGGCCGGCTTGCCGTGGATGCGCAGGACGCGGAGATCGTCCGCTGCACCGTCGATCTCGCCCACTCGCTGGGCCTGCTCGTGGTCGCCGAGGGCGTGGAGGACGACGAGACGTGGGAGCGGCTGCGGGACCTGGGCTGCGACGCGGTGCAGGGGTGGCTGGTCGCCGCCGCCATGCCGCCGCAGGAGGCCACCGCCTGGCTCCTCGCCCGGGGCGAGCGCGGCTGGCGCCGCCCGGCCGACATCTCGGCCGAGCTCGCGGCCGCCGAGGCCGACGCCGTCTGA
- a CDS encoding methionine synthase, with translation MSASATGIGSLPGGDAREAAKTVTGSFEEFPYLAELPARGPGADMIGRSLGLLVDMYAHVEPSGWRISDRPGRDSKRARSWLGEDLDALEEFTQGYTGKLKIQAVGPWTLAAALELHGGEAMLQDAGACRDLAGSLAEGLREHLADVRKRIPGADVVLQFDEPSLTAVLLGRVRSASGYRTYRAVDRQVVEGTLRDLFAVHDGEVIVHSCAPEVPFGLLRRAGATGVSFDFSLLTEREDDTIGEAVEGGTKLFAGVVPGTDGPLSDPAGSVMGVRKLWRRLGLAPGTLAESVVVTPSCGLAGASPAYARAVQAHCVRAARSLADNPE, from the coding sequence ATGAGCGCGAGCGCCACCGGCATCGGTTCGCTGCCCGGCGGGGACGCCCGCGAGGCCGCCAAGACCGTGACGGGCTCCTTCGAGGAGTTCCCGTACCTCGCCGAGCTGCCCGCCCGGGGCCCCGGCGCCGACATGATCGGCCGTTCCCTCGGGCTGCTGGTCGACATGTACGCGCACGTCGAGCCCAGCGGCTGGCGGATCAGCGACCGCCCCGGACGGGACTCGAAGCGCGCCCGGTCCTGGCTCGGGGAGGACCTCGACGCCCTGGAGGAGTTCACCCAGGGGTACACCGGGAAGCTCAAGATCCAGGCCGTCGGGCCGTGGACGCTGGCCGCCGCCCTGGAACTGCACGGCGGCGAGGCCATGCTCCAGGACGCCGGCGCCTGCCGGGACCTGGCCGGATCCCTCGCCGAGGGCCTGCGCGAGCACCTGGCCGACGTACGCAAGCGGATCCCCGGCGCCGACGTCGTGCTGCAGTTCGACGAGCCGTCGCTCACAGCCGTCCTGCTCGGCCGGGTCCGCTCCGCGAGCGGCTACCGCACCTACCGGGCCGTCGACCGGCAGGTGGTCGAGGGCACCCTGCGGGACCTGTTCGCCGTCCATGACGGGGAGGTCATCGTCCACTCCTGCGCGCCCGAGGTCCCCTTCGGACTGCTGCGGCGAGCCGGCGCCACGGGCGTGTCGTTCGATTTCTCGTTGCTCACCGAGCGCGAGGACGACACCATCGGGGAGGCCGTCGAAGGCGGTACGAAACTCTTCGCCGGAGTGGTGCCGGGCACCGACGGCCCGTTGTCGGACCCTGCCGGTAGCGTCATGGGTGTCAGGAAGCTTTGGCGCAGGCTGGGACTGGCCCCGGGGACTCTGGCGGAGTCCGTCGTGGTCACCCCGTCGTGCGGTCTGGCGGGTGCTTCACCCGCCTACGCCCGCGCGGTGCAGGCGCATTGCGTCAGGGCGGCGAGGTCGCTCGCCGACAACCCTGAGTGA
- a CDS encoding protein kinase domain-containing protein, which translates to MTSQNLHIGPDAAADRYRLLRSIGRGGEAVLYLAEIELAGGSEPVVVKVLDSKTTITPDIFDRISRKWNEQAELLRFVHRPGVVGVREHFEGPPIHRPGESSTLTGRALVLVMNHVDGLDLRDWRAERTLATAAERREVMRTLEQLADVLDWLHSGKATPSGRQVIHGDLSPGNVMVDEHGQATLVDFGLSKLTADHQTAEVWFTPGYAAPEVFDGKRTPGTDRYAFGAIAYFLLSGESPPNSPEQLARAMAALPQIAVLDAEQRARITSVYAGDPTERPVSLAGWMKDVRRAVVSTTASTSQRVVEDAAPASAPTPAPTPTPIPAMPVAPPQPATPPAAAVHTPAYVPAAQPEPEPEPETQPQRQAQPQPAPVPAGYGPTYPLQATPPPEPGKKRRTGRVLGSVAAVVVLAALAVLGVQLLQEKDDKRTGQTASDKPSTSASADADADAGAETPSPTPTPSDTGSADTTAEPTASGSEPAGIAPDIKAADLTVMNPVNGLGEFTVGAAKINTKQYGAAFIADLGCNGDATAEFDLNREWKYLDFTAGVDDGSSREQGRVSISLDGQPAAFSELVALGKPITKRVEVNGALRLRIKVDAGCEMGKVVIAAPQLTR; encoded by the coding sequence TTGACCAGCCAGAACCTGCACATCGGGCCGGACGCGGCGGCAGACCGTTACCGGTTGCTCCGGTCCATCGGGCGCGGCGGGGAGGCCGTGCTCTATCTCGCGGAGATCGAGCTCGCCGGGGGATCCGAACCCGTCGTCGTCAAGGTGCTCGACTCCAAGACGACCATCACGCCCGACATCTTCGACCGGATCAGCCGGAAGTGGAACGAGCAGGCGGAACTGCTGCGCTTCGTCCACCGGCCCGGAGTGGTCGGCGTACGGGAGCACTTCGAGGGCCCGCCGATCCACCGGCCCGGCGAGTCGTCGACCCTGACCGGTCGGGCGCTCGTCCTCGTCATGAACCACGTCGACGGGCTCGACCTGCGCGACTGGCGGGCCGAGCGGACGCTCGCCACCGCCGCCGAGCGGCGCGAGGTCATGCGCACGCTGGAACAGCTGGCCGACGTACTGGACTGGCTGCACTCGGGGAAGGCCACCCCGTCCGGGCGCCAGGTGATCCACGGCGACCTCTCCCCGGGCAACGTGATGGTCGACGAGCACGGGCAGGCCACCCTGGTGGACTTCGGCCTGAGCAAGCTGACCGCCGACCACCAGACGGCCGAGGTCTGGTTCACCCCCGGGTACGCGGCTCCCGAGGTCTTCGACGGGAAGCGGACACCGGGCACGGACCGGTACGCCTTCGGAGCCATCGCGTACTTCCTGCTGAGCGGGGAGTCGCCGCCCAACTCGCCGGAACAGCTGGCCCGGGCGATGGCCGCGCTGCCGCAGATCGCCGTGCTGGACGCCGAGCAGCGGGCCCGGATCACCTCCGTCTACGCGGGCGATCCCACCGAGCGGCCGGTGAGCCTGGCCGGCTGGATGAAGGACGTCCGGCGCGCGGTGGTGTCCACGACCGCCTCCACCTCGCAGCGGGTGGTGGAGGACGCGGCCCCGGCGTCGGCACCGACCCCCGCCCCGACGCCGACCCCGATCCCGGCGATGCCGGTGGCGCCGCCCCAGCCCGCGACCCCGCCGGCGGCGGCGGTCCACACGCCGGCATACGTCCCGGCCGCACAGCCGGAACCGGAGCCGGAGCCGGAGACCCAGCCGCAGCGGCAGGCGCAGCCGCAGCCCGCTCCCGTGCCCGCCGGGTACGGGCCGACGTACCCCTTGCAGGCGACCCCGCCCCCGGAGCCGGGGAAGAAGCGCCGGACCGGGCGGGTGCTGGGCAGCGTCGCCGCCGTCGTGGTCCTCGCCGCGCTCGCCGTGCTCGGCGTACAGCTGCTGCAGGAGAAGGACGACAAGCGAACGGGCCAGACCGCGAGCGACAAGCCCAGCACGTCCGCCTCCGCCGATGCCGACGCCGACGCCGGAGCGGAGACACCGAGCCCGACGCCCACGCCGTCGGACACCGGGAGCGCGGACACGACGGCCGAGCCGACCGCCAGTGGCTCCGAGCCCGCGGGCATCGCGCCGGACATCAAGGCCGCCGATCTGACCGTCATGAACCCCGTGAACGGGCTGGGCGAGTTCACGGTCGGAGCGGCGAAGATCAACACCAAGCAGTACGGCGCGGCGTTCATCGCCGACCTGGGCTGCAACGGCGATGCGACCGCGGAGTTCGACCTCAACCGCGAGTGGAAGTACCTGGACTTCACGGCCGGAGTCGACGACGGCTCCAGCCGGGAGCAGGGCCGGGTCAGCATCTCGCTCGACGGCCAGCCGGCCGCCTTCTCCGAACTCGTCGCGCTCGGCAAGCCGATCACCAAGCGGGTGGAGGTGAACGGCGCCCTGCGCCTGCGCATCAAGGTGGACGCGGGGTGCGAGATGGGCAAGGTGGTCATCGCCGCCCCGCAGCTCACCCGCTGA
- the gatA gene encoding Asp-tRNA(Asn)/Glu-tRNA(Gln) amidotransferase subunit GatA — protein MTDIIKLTAAQTAEKIASGELTAVEVTEAHLARIDATDEKVHAFLHVDREGALAQARAVDAKRAAGEKLGPLAGVPLALKDIFTTVGVPTTVGSKILEGWIPPYDATLTRKLKEADVVILGKTNMDEFAMGSSTENSAYGPTGNPWDLTRIPGGSGGGSAAALAAYQAPLAIGTDTGGSIRQPAAVTGTVGVKPTYGGVSRYGMVAFSSSLDQGGPCARTVLDAALLHEVIAGHDPLDSTSIDAPVPPVVEAARNGSVAGMRVGVVKQFAGEGYQAGVVQRFNESVELLKELGAEIVELDCPSFDLAMAAYYLIAPSECSSNLARFDAMRYGLRVGDDGTKSAEDVTALTREAGFGDEVKRRVILGTYALSSGYYDAYYGSAQKVRTLITKDFEKSFEQVDVIVSPTTPTTAFPIGERTDDPLAMYLADLCTIPTNLAGNSAMSLPCGLAPEDGLPVGLQIIAPAMKDDRLYKVGAAVEAAFIARWGHPLLEEAPSL, from the coding sequence ATGACGGACATCATCAAGCTCACGGCAGCCCAGACCGCCGAGAAGATCGCCTCCGGCGAGCTCACGGCCGTCGAGGTCACCGAGGCCCACCTGGCCCGCATCGACGCGACCGACGAGAAGGTCCACGCCTTCCTGCACGTCGACCGCGAAGGCGCGCTCGCCCAGGCCCGCGCCGTCGACGCCAAGCGCGCGGCCGGCGAGAAGCTCGGCCCGCTGGCCGGCGTACCGCTCGCCCTCAAGGACATCTTCACCACCGTCGGGGTCCCGACCACCGTCGGTTCGAAGATCCTCGAAGGCTGGATCCCGCCCTACGACGCCACCCTGACGCGCAAGCTGAAGGAAGCCGACGTCGTGATCCTCGGCAAGACCAACATGGACGAGTTCGCCATGGGGTCCTCCACCGAGAACAGCGCCTACGGCCCCACCGGCAACCCCTGGGACCTCACCCGGATCCCCGGCGGCTCCGGCGGCGGCTCCGCGGCCGCGCTCGCCGCGTACCAGGCGCCCCTCGCCATCGGCACGGACACCGGCGGTTCCATCCGCCAGCCCGCCGCCGTCACCGGCACCGTCGGCGTGAAGCCGACGTACGGCGGTGTTTCCCGCTACGGCATGGTGGCCTTCTCCTCCTCCCTCGACCAGGGCGGTCCCTGCGCCCGTACGGTCCTGGACGCCGCGCTCCTCCACGAGGTCATCGCCGGCCACGACCCGCTCGACTCCACCTCCATCGACGCCCCGGTCCCGCCGGTCGTCGAGGCCGCCCGCAACGGCTCCGTCGCCGGCATGCGCGTCGGTGTGGTCAAGCAGTTCGCCGGCGAGGGCTACCAGGCCGGCGTCGTCCAGCGCTTCAACGAGTCGGTGGAGCTCCTCAAGGAGCTCGGCGCCGAGATCGTCGAGCTGGACTGCCCGTCCTTCGACCTCGCGATGGCCGCGTACTACCTGATCGCGCCGTCCGAGTGCTCCTCGAACCTGGCCCGTTTCGACGCCATGCGCTACGGCCTGCGCGTCGGAGACGACGGCACCAAGTCCGCCGAGGACGTCACCGCCCTGACCCGCGAGGCCGGCTTCGGCGACGAGGTCAAGCGCCGCGTCATCCTCGGCACGTACGCGCTCAGCTCCGGCTACTACGACGCGTACTACGGCTCCGCCCAGAAGGTCCGCACGCTCATCACCAAGGACTTCGAGAAGTCCTTCGAGCAGGTCGACGTGATCGTCTCCCCGACGACCCCGACCACCGCCTTCCCGATCGGTGAGCGCACCGACGACCCGCTGGCGATGTACCTCGCGGACCTGTGCACCATCCCGACCAACCTGGCCGGCAACTCCGCCATGTCGCTCCCCTGCGGCCTGGCGCCCGAGGACGGTCTCCCGGTCGGTCTGCAGATCATCGCCCCGGCGATGAAGGACGACCGTCTCTACAAGGTCGGTGCGGCCGTCGAGGCCGCCTTCATCGCACGCTGGGGTCACCCGCTGCTTGAGGAGGCACCGTCGCTGTGA
- the gatC gene encoding Asp-tRNA(Asn)/Glu-tRNA(Gln) amidotransferase subunit GatC, with amino-acid sequence MPGITREEVVHLARLARLELSSNELDHFAGQLGDIIGAVARVSEVADQDVPPTSHPLPLTNVMRADEVRPSLTPEQALSGAPAQEQQRFKVPQILGED; translated from the coding sequence ATGCCTGGCATTACGCGCGAGGAGGTCGTCCACCTCGCTCGGCTGGCGCGCCTTGAGCTGTCCAGCAACGAGCTGGATCACTTCGCCGGACAGCTCGGCGACATCATCGGCGCGGTCGCCCGCGTCTCCGAGGTCGCCGACCAAGACGTCCCGCCGACCTCCCACCCGCTGCCGCTGACGAACGTCATGCGCGCGGACGAGGTCCGTCCCTCGCTCACCCCCGAGCAGGCGCTCTCCGGCGCTCCCGCCCAGGAGCAGCAGCGATTCAAGGTGCCGCAGATCCTGGGGGAGGACTAA
- the gatB gene encoding Asp-tRNA(Asn)/Glu-tRNA(Gln) amidotransferase subunit GatB gives MSYEDALASFDPVMGLEVHVELGTKTKMFCGCSTELGAEPNSQTCPTCLGLPGSLPVVNAIGVESAIKIGLALNCEIAEWCRFARKNYFYPDMPKNFQTSQYDEPIAFNGFLDVQLEDGEIFRVEIERAHMEEDTGKSLHVGGATGRIHGASHSLLDYNRAGIPLIEIVTKPIEGAGERAPEVAKAYVAELREVIKALGVSEARMDKGQMRCDVNLSLRPTPESEFGTRSETKNVNSLRSVERAARFEIQRHAAVLTGGGTIVQETRHFHEEDGSTTAGRIKDNAEDYRYFPEPDLVPVAPARDWVEELRAGLPEMPRVRRNRLREEWGVTEHDMQSILNAGAVDSIVATTEAGADSAAARKWWMGELARNANEQGVVVDELPITPAQVARVAALVAAGELNDKLARQVLEGVLAGEGTPDEVVEKRGLKVVSDEGALGAAVDEAIAGNAAIADKIRGGKIAAVGALVGAVMKTTRGQADAARVKELILERLGVSE, from the coding sequence ATGTCGTACGAGGACGCTCTCGCCTCGTTCGACCCCGTCATGGGCCTTGAGGTCCATGTCGAGCTCGGCACCAAGACCAAGATGTTCTGCGGCTGTTCCACCGAGCTGGGCGCCGAGCCCAACTCGCAGACCTGCCCCACCTGCCTCGGTCTGCCCGGCTCCCTCCCGGTCGTCAACGCGATCGGCGTCGAGTCCGCCATCAAGATCGGTCTCGCGCTGAACTGCGAGATCGCCGAGTGGTGCCGCTTCGCCCGGAAGAACTACTTCTATCCGGACATGCCGAAGAACTTCCAGACCTCCCAGTACGACGAGCCGATCGCCTTCAACGGCTTCCTCGACGTACAGCTGGAGGACGGCGAGATCTTCCGCGTGGAGATCGAGCGCGCCCACATGGAGGAGGACACCGGCAAGTCGCTGCACGTCGGCGGCGCCACCGGCCGTATCCACGGCGCGTCCCACTCCCTGCTGGACTACAACCGCGCCGGCATCCCGCTCATCGAGATCGTCACCAAGCCCATCGAGGGCGCGGGCGAGCGGGCCCCCGAGGTCGCCAAGGCGTACGTCGCGGAGCTGCGCGAGGTCATCAAGGCGCTCGGCGTCTCCGAGGCCCGCATGGACAAGGGCCAGATGCGCTGCGACGTGAACCTGTCGCTGCGCCCGACCCCCGAGTCCGAGTTCGGCACCCGCAGCGAGACGAAGAACGTCAACTCGCTGCGCTCCGTCGAGCGCGCGGCCCGCTTCGAGATCCAGCGCCACGCGGCCGTCCTGACCGGCGGCGGCACGATCGTGCAGGAGACCCGGCACTTCCACGAGGAGGACGGCTCCACCACGGCCGGCCGCATCAAGGACAACGCCGAGGACTACCGGTACTTCCCGGAGCCCGACCTGGTCCCCGTGGCCCCGGCCCGCGACTGGGTCGAGGAGCTGCGCGCCGGTCTGCCCGAGATGCCGCGCGTGCGCCGCAACCGGCTCCGCGAGGAGTGGGGCGTCACCGAGCACGACATGCAGTCGATCCTCAACGCGGGCGCGGTGGACTCCATCGTCGCCACGACCGAGGCGGGCGCCGACTCGGCCGCCGCGCGCAAGTGGTGGATGGGCGAGCTGGCCCGCAACGCCAACGAGCAGGGCGTCGTCGTCGACGAGCTGCCGATCACCCCGGCGCAGGTCGCCCGGGTCGCGGCGCTGGTCGCCGCGGGCGAGCTGAACGACAAGCTGGCCCGCCAGGTCCTCGAAGGCGTACTCGCCGGCGAGGGCACCCCGGACGAGGTCGTCGAGAAGCGCGGCCTGAAGGTCGTCTCGGACGAGGGCGCGCTCGGCGCGGCCGTGGACGAGGCCATCGCGGGCAACGCGGCCATCGCCGACAAGATCCGCGGCGGCAAGATCGCGGCCGTCGGCGCCCTGGTCGGAGCGGTCATGAAGACCACCCGCGGCCAGGCCGACGCGGCGCGCGTCAAGGAGCTCATCCTGGAGCGCCTGGGCGTCTCCGAGTAG
- the ligA gene encoding NAD-dependent DNA ligase LigA, whose product MAAEQQDTAVPAAVREQHALLAEQVEEHRFRYYVNDQPVVSDAEFDKLLRSLEALEEQYPELRTPDSPTQKVAGAYETDFASVEHRERMLSLDNAFDDEELAAWAERVARDVNTSDYHYLCELKVDGLAVNLTYENGRLTRAATRGDGRTGEDITPNVRTIAEIPDRLEGDRIPALVEIRGEVYFPMEKFEELNARLVEAEGKPFANPRNAAAGSLRQKDPKVTASRPLHMVVHGIGAREGFAIERQSQAYELLREWGLPTARHNRVVSSLAEVRQFIANFGENRHSVEHEIDGVVVKLDEIALQGRLGSTARAPRWAIAWKYAPEEVNTKLIDIKVGVGRTGRVTPYAQVEPVTVAGSEVEFATLHNQEVVKAKGVLIGDTVVLRKAGDVIPEILGPVVDLRDGSEREFVMPAECPACGTELRPMKEGDIDVRCPNAQTCPAQLRERLFYLAGRQSLDIENFGMVAAAALTAPLEPARPPLLDEGDLFGLTIEDLLPIKAYVLDPDSGLPKRDPKTGEEKIVTVFANQKGEPKKNALAMLENIAAAKDRPLARIINGLSIRHVGPVAAEALAREFRSIERIEQATEEELTATDGVGAIIAASLKEWFAVDWHQEILRKWREAGVRTEEEGSAEEQGPRPLEGLTVVVTGTLQSHTRDGAKEALQSRGAKVTGSVSKKTSFVVVGDNPGSKYDKAVQLKLAILDDAGFEVLLEQGPDAAREAALPVDGDGDGDGDGGAE is encoded by the coding sequence ATGGCAGCCGAACAGCAGGACACGGCAGTACCGGCGGCGGTGCGTGAGCAGCACGCGCTGCTGGCCGAGCAGGTCGAGGAGCACCGCTTCCGGTACTACGTGAACGACCAGCCGGTCGTCAGCGACGCCGAGTTCGACAAGCTGCTGCGCTCGCTGGAGGCCCTGGAGGAGCAGTACCCGGAGCTGCGCACGCCCGACTCGCCCACCCAGAAGGTGGCCGGGGCGTACGAGACGGACTTCGCCTCCGTCGAGCACCGGGAGCGCATGCTCTCCCTCGACAACGCCTTCGACGACGAGGAACTGGCCGCCTGGGCCGAGCGGGTGGCCCGGGACGTGAACACCTCGGACTACCACTACCTGTGCGAGCTGAAGGTGGACGGCCTCGCCGTCAACCTCACCTACGAGAACGGCCGGCTGACCCGGGCCGCCACCCGCGGCGACGGCCGCACCGGCGAGGACATCACGCCCAACGTCCGCACCATCGCCGAGATCCCGGACCGGCTGGAGGGCGACCGGATCCCGGCCCTCGTCGAGATCCGCGGCGAGGTGTACTTCCCGATGGAGAAGTTCGAGGAGCTCAACGCCCGGCTGGTGGAGGCGGAGGGCAAGCCCTTCGCCAACCCGCGCAATGCGGCGGCCGGTTCGCTGCGCCAGAAGGACCCGAAGGTCACCGCGAGCCGCCCGCTCCACATGGTCGTGCACGGGATCGGCGCCCGCGAGGGCTTCGCGATCGAGCGCCAGTCGCAGGCCTACGAGCTGCTGCGCGAGTGGGGTCTGCCGACCGCCCGGCACAACAGGGTCGTCTCCTCGCTCGCCGAGGTCCGGCAGTTCATCGCGAACTTCGGCGAGAACCGGCACTCCGTGGAGCACGAGATCGACGGCGTGGTCGTCAAGCTCGACGAGATCGCGCTCCAGGGCCGGCTCGGGTCCACGGCGCGTGCCCCGCGCTGGGCGATCGCCTGGAAGTACGCTCCCGAAGAGGTCAACACCAAGCTGATCGACATCAAGGTCGGCGTCGGCCGCACCGGCCGCGTGACCCCGTACGCGCAGGTGGAGCCGGTGACGGTGGCCGGCTCGGAGGTCGAGTTCGCGACCCTGCACAACCAGGAGGTCGTCAAGGCCAAGGGCGTGCTCATCGGGGACACCGTCGTGCTGCGCAAGGCGGGCGACGTCATCCCCGAGATCCTCGGGCCGGTGGTGGACCTGCGGGACGGCAGCGAGCGGGAGTTCGTGATGCCGGCCGAGTGCCCCGCGTGCGGGACGGAGCTGCGGCCGATGAAGGAGGGGGACATCGACGTCCGGTGCCCCAACGCGCAGACCTGCCCCGCCCAGCTGCGCGAGCGGCTCTTCTACCTGGCCGGCCGGCAGTCCCTCGACATCGAGAACTTCGGCATGGTGGCGGCGGCCGCGCTGACCGCCCCCCTGGAGCCCGCCCGGCCGCCGCTGCTGGACGAGGGCGACCTCTTCGGCCTGACCATCGAGGACCTGCTGCCCATCAAGGCGTACGTCCTGGACCCGGACAGCGGGCTGCCCAAGCGGGACCCGAAGACGGGCGAGGAGAAGATCGTCACGGTCTTCGCCAACCAGAAGGGCGAGCCGAAGAAGAATGCCCTGGCGATGCTGGAGAACATCGCGGCCGCCAAGGACCGTCCGCTCGCCCGCATCATCAACGGACTGTCGATCCGTCATGTCGGCCCGGTCGCCGCGGAGGCCCTCGCCCGCGAGTTCCGGTCGATCGAGCGCATCGAACAGGCCACGGAGGAGGAGCTGACGGCCACCGACGGGGTCGGCGCTATCATCGCGGCCTCCCTCAAGGAGTGGTTCGCCGTCGACTGGCACCAGGAGATCCTGCGCAAGTGGCGGGAGGCCGGGGTCCGGACGGAGGAGGAAGGTTCCGCCGAGGAGCAGGGGCCGCGCCCGCTCGAGGGGCTGACCGTCGTCGTCACCGGCACCTTGCAGAGCCACACCCGGGACGGAGCGAAGGAAGCCCTGCAGAGCCGCGGGGCCAAGGTCACCGGGTCGGTCTCGAAGAAGACCTCCTTCGTCGTGGTCGGCGACAACCCGGGCTCGAAGTACGACAAGGCCGTGCAGTTGAAGCTCGCCATCCTCGACGACGCCGGCTTCGAGGTACTGCTGGAGCAGGGCCCGGACGCGGCGCGGGAGGCGGCGCTTCCCGTGGACGGCGACGGCGACGGCGACGGCGACGGCGGAGCGGAGTAA